From Triticum aestivum cultivar Chinese Spring chromosome 4A, IWGSC CS RefSeq v2.1, whole genome shotgun sequence, a single genomic window includes:
- the LOC123084073 gene encoding uncharacterized protein — MKVVGTRPQKVRKVTIQDSQDAVTYQFDDPPLVPPTAGLQITIHPAAASSSEHSVAQEAAHNTVAEECPAQAVPGQQTNPNNTSTSHTSTGIPPLVSPIVAGGNTSVGSKRSAATTCNRSNSHQYENDDDDFDPPPPRTALTRRTDPPVKRPKVAKAISSTAGHNGNQPSKPAPTIRCSPGFVLSAIDLLTEDQYANVKATPFGEILNLKADALESRNLPVFLMNKTDKDTLIINVGTQGGLKITPHAVHCVMGTPLGGRDPSVCSVTQKNELLRLKNELSVPVDQNITYKTLCDYIKLKRPDDLSTRCFILIIFNWLLFPSTRTYISGREAAWTADIANIGAIDWSKAVVDYMRDSVATWHSKKNNNGVLSISGCVLFLIIYYLDNLLSVNMLDASQTPRIAFYNTGKMQAILSEDKSKNKPDSESYGNLPLRSQEGTCCLDVNANATSASHAQPHAHSVLFISMLEQLRDCVDQLPQSKQAVAFAAIRRCDDSVAKLLADVSLEQRKVVSELRCIMLDPSTSSPSPPIQRDPKPISCAAAHLDNVADENPPGRSSAQLARERSIHDIPAATDNIEVDGTSIQSEADRSVQRNDGVDPSKNLPSSDGPLQGSLTQLLQGNIEASTTKSQQESLLTAFYGPYDKSENDCTSNQPNKPHQTVEPHNTVDSMNNLPPPDKQHGSDSHSKTDCPTHAANCSDVDAQGITDPITFSQMCEGIEYDGTGCPSCDADARLINEVHLDDVGHEHEEEAEIAPTNTDAENLGVGVSDVFTGQKFVNEAQIDAEAADHTEQVSKDGHLSVDAPIITGQVPVNHDNDADRQITVHEPISHTEQCTTAEQFQLEDANTPESLVSFGQPTQEWEVSQQLRDANIHPDRTPHFDTREPSHKVCIRSGSEIIKLPHTGAEAQPTNLQQSASTAQQAAHTIQVSDASALQLSPRRSARFKKTDVSTEKHTLVRTAKNMEKDKTNVPSFVNPNQFGAPGNVLQCGQLPVIVKRIRKRPLKIISPFKLHPVKSTISLNHARKLRDIVINDLDLKKTGLLAYEPSKLYLTGMDLAKSFGDGASMLPSLMEYYIDILRHDEIKLRPTSAGYRMFLRWSLSFHLNVDARHETQSFNPTFIEALLKEDLADKDPQDVRMILWVSHQGSHFSVYCVNRVHRRIDILDSVDWSTQQTTFEDFHKPWGPIAVARLNDAFLKVTEGKFDNFCKWPIARFPTPKQLANDCPFFCFKFLKFYDGEENQLRIKIDPEKFSDYRSEELHTWCSMN; from the exons ATGAAAGTCGTTGGCACACGTCCACAGAAGGTCCGAAAAGTTACGATTCAAGACAGTCAAGATGCAGTCACCTATCAATTTGATGATCCACCATTAGTTCCCCCTACGGCTGGGTTGCAAATTACTATCCATCCTGCTGCAGCCTCATCATCGGAGCACTCTGTAGCACAAGAAGCGGCTCACAATACAGTTGCAGAGGAGTGTCCGGCACAGGCGGTACCGGGTCAACAAACTAATCCTAATAACACATCAACATCTCACACTTCAACGGGGATCCCCCCGTTGGTTTCACCCATTGTTGCTGGAGGGAACACTTCGGTCGGTTCCAAGAGGTCGGCTGCAACAACATGCAACCGTTCCAACTCCCATCAATATGAAAATGACGATGATGATTTTGACCCCCCGCCACCTAGAACTGCTCTTACCCGGAGGACCGACCCGCCAGTCAAGCGGCCAAAGGTAGCTAAAGCTATATCATCCACCGCCGGTCATAAT GGAAACCAACCATCAAAACCGGCACCAACCATTAGGTGCTCACCTGGATTCGTGCTCTCTGCCATTGATCTATTAACCGAAGATCAATATGCAAATGTCAAGGCTACTCCATTTGGTGAAATTCTGAACCTAAAAGCTGATGCTCTTGAGTCCAGGAATTTGCCGGTATTCCTTATGAACAAGACTGACAAGGACACTCTAATAATCAACGTCGGCACTCAAGGTGGACTGAAAATTACCCCGCATGCTGTGCATTGTGTCATGGGCACTCCACTTGGTGGTCGTGACCCATCGGTCTGTTCTGTCACCCAAAAGAATGAGCTGCTTAGACTCAAGAACGAGCTGAGCGTGCCAGTCGATCAGAATATAACCTACAAAACTCTGTGCGACTATATAAAGTTGAAGAGGCCTGATGATTTGTCCACAAGATGTTTCATTCTGATTATATTCAACTGGTTACTCTTTCCTTCCACAAGGACATATATATCTGGTAGGGAGGCTGCTTGGACTGCAGACATTGCTAATATTGGTGCGATCGATTGGTCCAAAGCTGTTGTTGATTACATGAGGGATAGTGTTGCAACATGGCACTCCAAGAAGAACAACAATGGAGTATTGTCCATTTCTGGTTGTGTGCTCTTTTTAATA ATTTACTATTTGGACAATCTCCTGAGTGTCAATATGTTGGATGCGTCTCAAACACCACGCATAGCTTTCTACAACACTGGGAAGATGCAAGCTATCTTAAGTGAGGATAAGTCGAAGAACAAGCCAGACTCGGAGTCATATGGCAACCTACCG CTTCGGTCCCAGGAGGGTACTTGCTGCTTGGATGTTAATGCCAACGCGACATCAGCAAGCCATGCTCAACCTCATGCCCATTCTGTTCTGTTCATTAGCATGCTGGAGCAACTCAGGGACTGCGTGGATCAACTACCTCAATCGAAGCAGGCTGTGGCATTTGCTGCTATACGGAGGTGTGATGATTCAGTTGCCAAACTACTTGCTGATGTTTCTCTCGAACaacgcaaggttgtatcggagttACGCTGCATAATGCTCGATCCTTCGACGTCTTCGCCATCACCTCCAATTCAGAGGGATCCTAAGCCAATTTCTTGTGCTGCGGCACATTTGGATAATGTAGCGG ATGAGAACCCACCTGGGAGATCTTCAGCCCAACTCGCTCGGG AACGGTCGATTCATGACATTCCTGCTGCTACAGACAATATTGAAGTTGATGGCACCAGTA TACAATCCGAAGCCGACCGCAGTGTTCAGCGAAACGATGGTGTGGATCCCAGCAAGAATCTTCCATCGTCAG ATGGCCCACTGCAAGGTTCTCTTACCCAACTGCTCCAGGGTAATATCGAAGCTTCTACGACCAAGTCCCAGCAAG AAAGCTTGCTTACCGCATTTTATGGACCTTATGACAAAAGCGAAAATGATTGCACAAGTA ACCAGCCCAATAAACCTCATCAAACAGTTGAGCCACACAATACTGTTGACTCTATGAACAACCTTCCACCACCAG ACAAACAACATGGCTCTGACAGCCACTCAAAAACCGATTGCCCTACTCATGCTGCTAACTGTTCTGATGTGGATGCGCAAGGAATCACCGATCCCATTACGTTTTCTCAAATGTGTGAAGGCATTGAATATGATGGAACTGGATGCCCCTCATGTGATGCAGACG CGCGTCTTATTAATGAGGTGCACCTTGATGACGTAGGCCATGAGCATGAAGAAGAAGCTGAGATAGCTCCAACTAACACTG atgcAGAAAACTTGGGGGTGGGTGTGTCAGACGTATTCACGGGCCAAAAGTTTGTCAATGAGGCACAAATCGATGCAGAAGCTGCTGATCACACAGAGCAGGTCTCAAAAG ATGGTCATTTATCTGTGGATGCACCAATAATTACTGGTCAAGTCCCAGTTAACCATGACAATGATGCTGATCGCCAAATTACTGTCCATGAACCAATTAGCCACACAGAACAGTGTACCACCGCAGAGCAATTTCAG TTGGAAGATGCCAACACACCTGAATCCTTAGTATCCTTCGGTCAGCCAACACAAGAATGGGAAGTTAGCCAACAACTTCGAGATGCTAATATTCACCCAGACAGAACCCCCCATTTT GATACTAGAGAGCCATCCCACAAAGTGTGTATTAGGAGTGGCAGTGAAATCATCAAATTACCTCACACTGGAGCGGAGGCTCAACCTACCAACCTACAGCAGTCTGCCTCCACTGCACAACAGGCTGCCCACACTATCCAG GTCTCTGATGCATCTGCTCTACAGCTGTCTCCCAGGCGCTCGGCGAGATTTAAAAAAACAGATGTT TCTACGGAAAAACATACACTTGTTCGCACCGCCAAGAACATGGAGAAGGACAAAACCAATGTCCCAAGCTTTGTGAACCCCAACCAATTCGGAGCTCCTGGAAATGTTCTGCAATGCGGTCAACTACCAGTTATCGTAAAGAGGATCAGGAAGAGACCATTGAAGATCATTTCTCCATTTAAATTACATCCTGTTAAGTCTACCATTTCTCTCAACCACGCCCGAAAACTCCGTGACATAGTAATCAACGACCTTGATCTCAAAAA GACTGGACTTCTTGCTTACGAACCTTCTAAGTTATATCTTACTGGCATGGATCTCGCAAAAAGCTTCGGCGATGGGGCATCAATGCTACCCAGCTTGATGGAATACTACATAGACATTCTGCGTCACGATGAGATTAAATTAAGGCCCACGTCGGCTGGGTACAGGATGTTCCTTCGTTGGTCACTATCG TTCCACCTTAATGTCGATGCTCGGCACGAGACGCAATCCTTCAATCCTACTTTCATTGAGGCACTATTAAAGGAAGACCTCGCGGATAAAGACCCTCAAGATGTTCGCATG ATATTATGGGTATCCCATCAGGGCAGTCATTTCTCAGTTTATTGTGTGAATCGTGTTCACAGACGGATTGACATCCTCGATTCAGTTGACTGGAGCACACAACAGACTACATTTGAGGATTTTCATAAGCCGTGGGGTCCTATTGCTGTCGCCAGACTCAATGATGCTTTTTTAAAAGTTACTGAGGGGAAGTTCGACAACTTCTGCAAGTGGCCTATTGCTAGATTTCCAACCCCCAAACAACTTGCCAACGACTGTCCTTTCTTCTGTTTCAAATTCCTGAAATTTTATGATGGCGAGGAGAATCAATTACGAATCAAAATCGACCCA GAGAAGTTTAGTGATTACAGGTCGGAGGAGCTGCATACATGGTGTTCCATGAATTGA